From a single Pseudomonas sp. A34-9 genomic region:
- a CDS encoding Hcp family type VI secretion system effector, translating into MATPAYMSVTGEKQGLITAGAFTADSVGNTYQEGHEDQVMVQAFTHDVIIPRDPQSGQPTGQRVHKPVVITKVYDKASPLLQAALTSGERMSEIVIQWYRTSAQGTQEHYYTTKLEDAIIVAINNKMHNCQDPGNAHFTHLEEVQFTYRKITWTHEVSGTSGSDDWRAPVV; encoded by the coding sequence ATGGCAACACCAGCGTACATGTCGGTTACCGGCGAAAAACAAGGCCTGATCACTGCAGGCGCTTTCACCGCTGACTCCGTAGGCAACACCTACCAGGAAGGCCACGAAGACCAGGTTATGGTTCAGGCTTTCACCCACGACGTGATCATCCCGCGTGACCCGCAATCCGGTCAGCCAACCGGTCAGCGCGTTCACAAGCCAGTTGTGATCACCAAGGTCTACGACAAGGCTTCGCCTCTGCTGCAAGCTGCTCTGACCTCCGGCGAGCGCATGAGCGAAATCGTTATCCAGTGGTACCGTACTTCTGCTCAAGGTACTCAAGAGCACTACTACACCACCAAACTGGAAGACGCGATCATCGTCGCCATCAACAACAAAATGCACAACTGCCAGGATCCAGGCAACGCGCACTTCACCCACCTGGAAGAAGTGCAGTTCACCTACCGTAAAATCACCTGGACCCACGAAGTATCCGGTACTTCGGGTTCCGATGACTGGCGTGCTCCAGTCGTTTAA
- a CDS encoding VOC family protein: MTLQPFVSPDLIRQRFSKAMSDMYREEVPLYGALMQLVEQTNREVLARQPDIARQLDSTGEIERLDMERHGAIRVGTATELATLARLFAVMGMQPVGYYDLTPAGVPVHSTAFRAVHEQALQVSPFRVFTSLLRLELIEDPQLRAFAESVLAKRSIFTPEALRLIAQAETAGGLNESETEAFVLQALETFRWHHSATVTAAQYQTLSAQHRLIADVVAFKGPHINHLTPRTLDIDSVQEQMPAHGITPKAVIEGPPRRESPILLRQTSFKALDEPIAFTDQSETLGSHSARFGEIEQRGAALTPKGRALYDRLLNAARDELGDFPNEANAARYNALMAQHFGEFPDSVEGMREQGLAYFRYFATEKGLAAGGLGQSSLEDLLRAGYVKAEPLVYEDFLPVSAAGIFQSNLGDAAQAHYGEHSNRQAFEQALGRATIDELGLYAATQQRSIDECLSALCR; this comes from the coding sequence ATGACCTTGCAGCCGTTCGTCAGCCCCGACCTGATCCGCCAACGCTTCTCCAAAGCCATGTCCGACATGTACCGCGAAGAAGTGCCGCTGTACGGCGCGCTGATGCAACTGGTGGAGCAGACCAATCGCGAGGTGCTTGCACGTCAGCCAGACATCGCCCGGCAACTCGACAGCACCGGCGAAATCGAACGGCTGGACATGGAGCGCCATGGCGCCATCCGCGTTGGCACCGCGACGGAACTGGCCACCCTCGCCCGCCTGTTTGCGGTGATGGGCATGCAACCGGTGGGTTATTACGACCTGACCCCGGCGGGCGTGCCGGTGCATTCCACGGCATTTCGCGCGGTGCATGAACAAGCGCTGCAAGTCAGTCCGTTTCGGGTGTTCACCTCGTTATTGCGTCTGGAGTTGATTGAAGATCCGCAGCTGCGCGCCTTTGCCGAATCCGTGCTGGCCAAGCGTTCGATCTTTACCCCGGAAGCATTACGCCTGATCGCGCAAGCTGAAACCGCAGGGGGACTGAATGAAAGCGAGACCGAGGCATTCGTCCTGCAGGCACTGGAAACCTTTCGCTGGCATCACAGCGCTACGGTAACTGCCGCGCAATATCAGACCTTGAGCGCCCAACATCGCCTGATCGCCGATGTGGTGGCGTTCAAAGGCCCGCACATCAATCACCTGACGCCGCGCACGCTGGACATCGACAGCGTTCAGGAACAGATGCCGGCCCATGGCATCACCCCGAAAGCCGTGATCGAAGGGCCGCCGCGCCGGGAGAGCCCGATCCTCTTGCGCCAGACCAGTTTCAAGGCGCTGGACGAGCCGATCGCCTTCACCGATCAAAGCGAAACCCTTGGCAGTCACAGCGCGCGATTCGGCGAGATCGAACAGCGCGGCGCAGCACTCACGCCCAAGGGCCGGGCGCTATACGACCGCTTGCTGAATGCCGCACGCGATGAACTCGGCGACTTCCCTAACGAAGCCAACGCCGCACGCTACAACGCGCTGATGGCCCAGCACTTTGGCGAATTCCCTGACAGTGTCGAGGGTATGCGTGAACAAGGGTTGGCGTACTTTCGTTATTTCGCTACGGAAAAGGGCCTCGCGGCAGGAGGACTTGGGCAATCGTCACTGGAGGACTTGTTGCGCGCTGGTTATGTGAAAGCTGAGCCGTTGGTGTACGAAGATTTTCTGCCGGTCAGTGCAGCGGGGATTTTTCAGTCAAACCTTGGCGATGCGGCGCAGGCGCATTATGGCGAGCATTCCAATCGGCAGGCCTTCGAGCAGGCACTGGGGCGCGCAACCATTGATGAGTTGGGGTTATATGCCGCGACGCAGCAGCGTTCGATTGATGAGTGTCTGTCCGCACTTTGCCGGTAA
- the glcF gene encoding glycolate oxidase subunit GlcF, whose amino-acid sequence MQTTLSEQSRQLPRAAEAEKILRTCVHCGFCNATCPTYQLLGDELDGPRGRIYLIKQVLEGAPATAQTQLHLDRCLSCRNCETTCPSGVDYHNLLDIGRAVVDQAVPRPAAQRLLREGLRALAPNPGLFKGLLRVGTTFRPLLPRILESKLPQPQPLCGLRPAPRHARQVLLLEGCVQPGLSPNTNDATARVLDRLGISVTPVAEAGCCGALDYHLDAQAKGLDRARQNIDAWWPHLQNGAEAIVQTASGCGAFIKDYGHLLADDPVYAAKAREISERTLDLVQVLAQEPLEQICAATERRIAVHCPCTLQHALKLGGAVEAVLTRLGFNLTAVPDGHLCCGSAGTYSLTQPVLARQLRDNRLNALESGRPELIVTSNVGCQSHLASAGRTRLMHWIELVDQSLAE is encoded by the coding sequence ATGCAAACCACCCTCAGCGAACAATCGCGACAGCTGCCCCGCGCCGCCGAGGCGGAAAAGATTCTGCGCACCTGCGTGCATTGTGGTTTTTGCAATGCGACCTGCCCGACCTATCAGTTGCTCGGCGATGAACTCGATGGCCCGCGCGGACGTATCTACCTGATCAAGCAAGTGCTCGAAGGCGCGCCGGCAACCGCGCAGACACAACTGCACCTGGACCGCTGCCTGTCGTGCCGCAACTGCGAAACCACCTGCCCGTCCGGCGTCGACTATCACAACCTGCTCGACATCGGCCGCGCGGTGGTCGATCAAGCGGTGCCACGCCCGGCGGCGCAGCGTCTGTTGCGCGAGGGATTGCGCGCATTGGCACCGAATCCGGGATTGTTCAAAGGCTTGTTGCGGGTGGGCACGACGTTTCGGCCGCTGCTACCGCGAATCCTGGAAAGCAAACTGCCACAGCCTCAGCCGCTTTGCGGTTTGCGCCCCGCCCCGCGTCATGCCCGGCAGGTGTTGTTGCTTGAGGGCTGCGTACAACCGGGGTTATCACCAAACACCAATGACGCCACGGCGCGGGTGCTGGATCGCTTGGGCATCAGTGTCACGCCGGTGGCTGAGGCCGGTTGTTGCGGCGCGCTGGACTATCACCTCGACGCCCAGGCCAAAGGCCTCGACCGCGCCCGGCAGAACATCGATGCCTGGTGGCCGCACCTGCAAAACGGTGCCGAAGCGATTGTGCAGACCGCCAGCGGTTGCGGCGCATTCATCAAGGATTACGGGCATTTGCTGGCAGACGATCCGGTGTATGCGGCCAAGGCACGGGAAATCAGCGAGCGCACGCTGGATCTGGTGCAGGTACTTGCACAGGAACCGCTCGAACAGATCTGCGCTGCCACTGAACGGCGGATTGCCGTGCATTGCCCGTGCACGTTGCAGCACGCGTTGAAACTGGGCGGTGCGGTGGAAGCCGTGCTGACCCGCCTCGGTTTCAATCTCACCGCCGTGCCCGATGGCCATTTGTGCTGCGGCTCGGCGGGCACGTATTCGCTGACGCAACCGGTGCTGGCCCGGCAACTGCGCGACAATCGCCTCAATGCGCTGGAAAGCGGCCGCCCTGAGCTGATCGTCACCTCCAACGTCGGCTGTCAGAGCCATCTGGCCAGTGCTGGGCGCACCCGCCTGATGCATTGGATCGAACTGGTGGATCAGTCGTTGGCAGAATGA
- the glcE gene encoding glycolate oxidase subunit GlcE has protein sequence MADVDAASALLDQVNEARANATPLKIQGGNSKAFLGREVAGEVLDTRAHCGIVRYEPTELVITVRAGTLLSELLATLDAAGQMLPCEPPAFGEGATVGGMIATGLSGPRRPWSGSVRDFVLGTRVITGLGQHLRFGGEVMKNVAGYDLSRLMAGSYGCLGVLTEVSLKVLPKPRQCLSIRLDMACAQALAKLAEWGQQPLPISAACHDGQSLYLRLEGGEGSVTAAHQRLGGEPLDSQFWGDLNEQRLAFFDEGRPLWRLSLPNNLGPLDLPGEQLIDWAGAQRWLKSDAVHIHILAQALGGHATCFSHGASESPFQPLPATLLRYHRQLKAQLDPQGLFNPGRMYAEF, from the coding sequence ATGGCCGATGTTGACGCCGCCAGCGCCCTGCTCGATCAGGTCAACGAGGCCCGGGCGAATGCCACGCCGCTGAAAATCCAGGGTGGCAACAGCAAAGCGTTTCTCGGCCGCGAGGTGGCCGGCGAAGTGCTCGACACCCGTGCCCACTGCGGCATCGTCCGTTACGAGCCGACAGAATTGGTGATTACGGTGCGCGCCGGCACGCTGTTGTCCGAGCTGCTGGCGACGCTGGATGCTGCCGGACAAATGCTGCCCTGCGAGCCGCCGGCGTTCGGCGAAGGCGCCACCGTCGGCGGCATGATCGCCACGGGGTTGTCCGGGCCACGCCGACCGTGGTCTGGCTCGGTGCGCGACTTCGTCCTCGGCACGCGGGTGATCACCGGTCTTGGTCAGCACCTGCGTTTCGGCGGCGAAGTGATGAAAAACGTCGCCGGTTATGACCTGTCGCGACTGATGGCCGGCAGTTACGGCTGCCTCGGCGTGCTCACCGAAGTGTCGCTGAAAGTCCTGCCCAAACCGCGCCAGTGCCTGAGCATTCGCCTCGATATGGCATGCGCACAGGCGCTGGCGAAGCTTGCCGAGTGGGGTCAACAACCGTTGCCAATCAGTGCCGCGTGCCACGATGGCCAGAGCCTGTATCTGCGTCTTGAGGGCGGTGAAGGCTCGGTGACGGCGGCGCATCAACGACTCGGTGGTGAGCCACTGGACTCGCAGTTCTGGGGTGATCTGAATGAGCAACGGCTGGCGTTTTTCGATGAAGGCCGGCCGTTGTGGCGCTTGTCATTACCGAACAATCTCGGGCCACTGGACTTGCCCGGCGAGCAGTTGATCGACTGGGCCGGCGCGCAACGCTGGCTGAAATCAGACGCGGTGCACATCCACATTCTCGCGCAGGCACTAGGGGGCCATGCCACCTGTTTCAGCCACGGTGCCAGCGAGTCGCCGTTCCAGCCATTGCCCGCGACGCTGCTGCGCTATCACCGGCAACTCAAGGCGCAACTCGACCCGCAAGGACTGTTCAACCCCGGGCGGATGTACGCGGAGTTCTAG
- the glcD gene encoding glycolate oxidase subunit GlcD, with protein MNILYDERLDGPLPQVNKAELLKALQHAVPDLDILWREEELKPYECDGLSAYRTTPMLVALPRRLEQVQTLLKLCHQQHVPVVARGAGTGLSGGALPLEQGLLLVMARFNNILHIDPAARTARVQPGVRNLAISQAAAPFGLYYAPDPSSQIACSIGGNVAENAGGVHCLKYGLTVHNLLKIEVLTIEGERLTLGADALDSAGFDLLALFTGSEGLLGIITEVTVKLLPKPQVAKVLLASFDSVEKAGRAVAEIIAAGIIPGGLEMMDNLAIRAAEDFIHAGYPVDAEAILLCELDGVEADVHDDCQRVRDVMTAAGATEVRQARDEAERVRFWAGRKNAFPAIGRLSPDYYCMDGTIPRRELPGVLQGIARLGEEYGLRVANVFHAGDGNMHPLILFDANQPGELHRAEALGGKILELCVQVGGSITGEHGVGREKINQMCAQFNNDELRLFHAVKAAFDPQGLLNPGKNIPTLHRCAEFGAMHIHAGQLPFPELERF; from the coding sequence GCTCAAGGCTCTGCAGCACGCCGTGCCGGACCTCGACATTTTATGGCGCGAGGAGGAACTCAAACCCTACGAATGCGACGGCCTCTCCGCCTACCGCACCACGCCGATGCTGGTCGCCCTGCCCCGTCGACTCGAGCAGGTGCAAACCCTGCTCAAACTCTGCCATCAACAGCACGTCCCGGTGGTGGCCCGTGGCGCTGGCACCGGGTTATCCGGCGGCGCCTTGCCGCTGGAACAGGGCCTGCTGTTAGTGATGGCGCGCTTCAATAATATTCTGCACATCGACCCGGCAGCCCGCACCGCGCGGGTTCAACCGGGGGTGCGCAATCTGGCGATCTCCCAGGCAGCGGCGCCCTTCGGCCTGTATTACGCGCCGGACCCGTCCTCGCAAATCGCCTGTTCGATCGGCGGCAACGTCGCGGAAAACGCCGGCGGTGTGCATTGCCTCAAGTACGGCCTGACTGTGCACAACCTGCTGAAAATCGAAGTACTGACCATCGAAGGCGAACGCCTGACCCTGGGTGCAGACGCCCTCGATTCAGCGGGTTTCGATTTGCTCGCGTTGTTCACCGGTTCCGAAGGCTTGCTGGGGATCATCACCGAAGTCACGGTCAAACTGCTGCCCAAACCCCAGGTCGCGAAAGTCCTGCTGGCCAGTTTCGACTCAGTGGAAAAGGCTGGCCGCGCGGTCGCCGAAATCATCGCGGCAGGGATCATTCCCGGCGGTCTGGAGATGATGGACAACCTCGCTATTCGCGCCGCCGAAGACTTCATTCACGCCGGTTACCCGGTCGATGCCGAGGCGATTCTGCTGTGCGAACTCGATGGCGTCGAAGCCGACGTCCACGACGATTGCCAACGGGTGCGCGACGTCATGACCGCGGCCGGCGCCACCGAAGTGCGTCAGGCCCGTGACGAAGCCGAGCGCGTGCGCTTCTGGGCCGGGCGCAAGAATGCCTTTCCGGCCATCGGGCGTTTGTCGCCCGATTACTACTGCATGGACGGCACCATTCCGCGCCGGGAATTGCCCGGTGTCCTGCAAGGCATCGCCCGCCTCGGCGAAGAATACGGTTTGCGCGTGGCCAACGTGTTTCATGCCGGCGACGGCAACATGCACCCGCTGATCCTGTTCGACGCCAATCAACCGGGCGAACTGCACCGCGCCGAAGCCTTGGGTGGCAAGATTCTCGAACTGTGCGTGCAGGTCGGCGGCAGCATCACCGGAGAACACGGCGTCGGCCGCGAGAAAATCAACCAGATGTGCGCGCAATTCAACAATGATGAACTGCGCCTGTTTCACGCGGTAAAAGCCGCGTTCGATCCCCAAGGCCTGCTCAACCCCGGCAAGAACATCCCGACCCTGCACCGCTGTGCCGAATTCGGTGCGATGCACATTCACGCCGGACAATTGCCCTTCCCCGAACTGGAGCGTTTCTGA